The following are encoded in a window of Arctopsyche grandis isolate Sample6627 chromosome 4, ASM5162203v2, whole genome shotgun sequence genomic DNA:
- the ath gene encoding ATP-dependent RNA helicase DHX33, with protein sequence MDSKYNISLNEPSFNSKFNQKRPKSSTPNKKKKMKLLNGKALDQVHTTNGDQPTSTQPPVKLSLLEQRKKLPAYGVRGRLLEEIKKNNSMIIIGETGSGKTTQVPQMIHEARLEGTGMIGVTQPRRVAAITVAMRVAQEMSTTVGEIVGYTVRFEDMTSHKTKVKYMTDGMLLREAILDPLLKAYSFIIIDEAHERTVNGDVLFGIIKQAQKDRIQKNILKLKVIIMSATMNVDTFSSYLDDCPVIYLEGRTYPVTVYHMKTKSNDYQHTALCTIFQIHKESPINHDILVFLTGQEEIENTAYNIRQIAKEIEGCNIRVCPLFAGLPPMQQLEAWRPAPANIRKVILATNIAETSITIPNIKYVVDTGVVKSRRYCSSTGAEFLRVESCSQAACWQRTGRAGRDSPGKCYRLYTAEHFGALSPFTQPDILRCPLAPTLIQILALGIDPATFDLIDKPPDEAVQGAVNLLKQLGAVQGTDSITLTPIGKKMSAFPIDPKFSKMLMNSSEFGCLDEALSIVALISSEGVFQCPISKREEASIAKNKFISPLGDHITLLNVYKAFCNAPFKKQWCRENYLNFRNLTYAQSVRQQLADLCLRQKIQSSSCGQNYDQVLKCLITGLFVNSAWVRNGHSGGTGRYVTATGMTAAVHPSSVLHGTSPAPRCLIYTELISTQRTYISGVSVIEVDWLFQIVPEFARKCRIMH encoded by the exons AtggattcaaaatataatatatccctCAACGAGCCGTCCTTCAACTCCAAATTTAACCAAAAGCGTCCCAAGAGTTCGACACCCAATAAGAAAAAGAAGATGAAGCTGTTGAACGGGAAGGCACTCGACCAAGTCCACACCACCAATGGTGACCAGCCCACTTCGACGCAACCTCCTGTTAAACTGTCACTGTTGGAACAGAGGAAGAAGCTACCAGCGTATGGAGTACGAGGAAG GTTATTGGAagagataaagaaaaacaattCAATGATAATAATAGGCGAGACTGGTAGTGGCAAAACGACCCAAGTTCCTCAAATGATCCACGAAGCGAGATTAGAAGGAACTGGAATGATAGGTGTAACACAGCCGAGAAGGGTTGCAGCCATCACCGTAGCTATGCGAGTAGCACAAGAGATGAGCACAACAGTCGGTGAAATCGTAGG GTATACCGTTCGATTTGAGGATATGACTTCTCACAAGACGAAGGTGAAATATATGACTGACGGTATGCTTCTTCGGGAGGCGATTTTAGACCCATTGTTGAAAGCCTATTCTTTCATAATAATCGACGAGGCTCACGAGAGGACTGTGAATGGTGATGTGTTGTTCGGCATCATAAAACAGGCGCAGAAAGATAGGATTCAAAAGAATATTTTGAAGTTGaag GTGATCATTATGTCTGCGACGATGAATGTCGATACATTCAGTTCTTATTTAGACGACTGTCCTGTTATTTATTTAGAAGGCCGTACTTATCCCGTCACAGTATACCACATGAAGACTAAATCTAACGATTATCAGCACACGGCTTTATGTACCATttttcaaatacacaaagagtCTCCGATTAA CCATGATATATTGGTGTTCTTGACAGGACAAGAAGAGATTGAAAACACTGCGTATAACATAAGACAGATTGCAAAG GAAATCGAAGGATGTAACATCCGAGTTTGTCCACTTTTTGCCGGACTGCCACCGATGCAGCAGCTCGAAGCGTGGAGACCAGCTCCTGCGAACATTCGAAAAGTTATACTGGCCACTAATATCGCCGAGACATCCATTACTATTCCGAATATTAAATATGTCGTTGACACAGGCGTAGTCAAATcaag acgATACTGCAGTAGTACGGGAGCTGAGTTTTTGCGTGTGGAATCGTGTTCTCAAGCCGCATGTTGGCAACGAACTGGCCGAGCCGGTCGGGATTCGCCGGGAAAGTGTTATCGTTTATATACTGCAGAACATTTCGGCGCTCTATCTCCATTCACACAGCCTGATATTCTCCGTTGTCCGTTGGCTCCTACTCTCATCCAGATTCTAGCTCTCGGTATCGATCCAGCTACATTTGATTTAATTGACAAACCTCCCGACGAGGCCGTACAAGGAGCAGTGAATCTGTTGAAACAATTAG GTGCTGTACAAGGTACAGATTCTATCACTTTGACTCCTATCGGTAAAAAGATGTCTGCGTTTCCGATTGATCCCAAATTTTCAAAGATGTTGATGAACAGCTCTGAATTTGGTTGCTTGGATGAG GCGCTCAGTATCGTAGCGTTGATTTCTAGCGAAGGGGTATTTCAATGTCCTATAAGCAAAAGAGAGGAGGCATCCATAGCAaagaataaatttatatcaccGTTGGGCGATCATATTACATTGCTTAATGTATACAAAGCTTTTTGTAATGCTCCATTTAAGAAG caatggtgtagagagaattatttaaattttcgcaATCTAACCTATGCTCAAAGTGTGCGTCAACAGCTTGCAGATTTATGCTTGCGACAAAAAATACAAAGTTCTTCGTGTGGTCAAAACTATGATCAG GTATTGAAATGCTTAATCACCGGATTGTTCGTCAATTCCGCTTGGGTCCGGAATGGTCATTCTGGCGGTACTGGTAGATATGTCACCGCTACCGGGATGACTGCGGCTGTTCATCCGTCGTCTGTTCTTCACGGGACTTCTCCCGCTCCCCGTTGTTTAATCTATACGGAATTGATCAGCACTCAGAGGACATATATAAGTGGCGTGTCAGTTATAGAAGTGGATTGGTTGTTTCAAATAGTTCCTGAGTTTGCTAGAAAATGTCGGATAATGCATTGA